One genomic window of Mesoplodon densirostris isolate mMesDen1 chromosome 14, mMesDen1 primary haplotype, whole genome shotgun sequence includes the following:
- the CCT4 gene encoding T-complex protein 1 subunit delta, whose protein sequence is MPENVAPRSGPPAGAAGGRGKSAYQDRDKPAQIRFSNISAAKAVADAIRTSLGPKGMDKMIQDGKGDVTITNDGATILKQMQVLHPAARMLVELSKAQDIEAGDGTTSVVIIAGSLLDSCTKLLQKGIHPTIISESFQKALEKGIEILTDMSRPVELSDRETLLNSAATSLNSKVVSQYSSLLSPMTVNAVMKVIDPATATSVDLRDVKIVKKLGGTIDDCELVEGLVLTQKVANSGITRVEKAKIGLIQFCLSAPKTDMDNQIVVSDYVQMDRVLREERAYILNLVKQIKKTGCNVLLIQKSILRDALSDLALHFLNKMKIMVVKDIEREDIEFICKTIGTKPVAHVDQFTADMLGSAELAEEVSLNGSGKLIKITGCASPGKTVTIVVRGSNKLVMEEAERSIHDALCVIRCLVKKRALIAGGGAPEIELALRLTEYSRTLSGMESYCVRAFADAMEVIPSTLAENAGLNPISTVTELRNRHAQGEKTTGINVRKGGISNILEELVVQPLLVSVSALTLATETVRSILKIDDVVNSR, encoded by the exons ATGCCGGAGAACGTAGCCCCCCGGAGCGGGCCGCCCGCCGGGGCTGCCGGCGGCCGCGGGAAGAGCGCCTATCAGGACCGCGATAAGCCGGCCCAGATCCGCTTCAGCAACATCTCCGCGGCCAAAG CCGTTGCTGATGCTATTAGAACAAGCCTTGGACCGAAAGGAATGGATAAAATG ATTCAAGATGGAAAAGGTGATGTGACCATTACAAATGATGGTGCCACCATTCTGAAACAAATGCAGGTGTTACATCCAGCAGCCAGAATG CTGGTGGAGCTATCTAAGGCTCAGGATATAGAAGCGGGAGATGGCACGACATCAGTGGTCATTATTGCTGGCTCTCTCTTAGATTCCTGTACCAAGCTTCTTCAGAAAG GGATTCATCCCACCATCATTTCTGAGTCATTCCAGAAGGCTTTGGAAAAGGGTATTGAAATCTTGACTGACATGTCTCGACCTGTGGAACTGAGTGACAGAGAAACTTTGTTAAATAGTGCAGCCACTTCACTGAACTCAAAG GTTGTCTCTCAATATTCAAGTCTCCTTTCTCCAATGACTGTAAATGCAGTGATGAAAGTGATTGACCCAGCCACAGCTACTAGTGTAGATCTTAGAGATGTTAAAATAGTTAAGAAACTTGG tgggACAATTGATGACTGTGAGTTGGTGGAAGGTCTGGTTCTTACTCAAAAGGTGGCAAATTCTGGTATAACCAGGGTTGAAAAGGCCAAGATTGGGCTTATTCAGTTCTGCTTATCTGCTCCCAAAACAGAT ATGGACAATCAAATAGTAGTTTCTGACTACGTCCAGATGGACCGAGTGCTTCGAGAGGAGAGAGCCTATATTCTAAATTTAGTGaagcaaattaagaaaacagGATGTAATGTTCTTCTCATACAGAAGTCTATTCTAAG AGATGCTCTTAGTGATCTTGCGTTACATTTCCTGAACAAAATGAAGATTATGGTGGTTAAGGATATTGAAAGAGAAGACATTGAATTCATTTGTAAG ACTATTGGAACCAAACCAGTTGCTCATGTTGACCAGTTCACTGCTGACATGCTGGGATCGGCTGAGTTAGCTGAGGAGGTCAGCTTAAATGGTTCTGGCAAACTGATCAAG ATTACAGGCTGTGCAAGCCCTGGAAAAACAGTTACAATCGTTGTTCGTGGTTCTAACAAACTGGTGATGGAAGAAGCTGAGCGTTCCATTCATGATGCCTTATGTGTTATTCGCTGTTTAGTGAAGAAGAG GGCTCTTATTGCAGGAGGTGGTGCTCCAGAAATAGAGTTGGCCCTGCGGTTAACTGAATACTCACGAACATTGAGTGGTATGGAATCCTACTGCGTTCGTGCTTTTGCAGATGCTATGGAGGTCATTCCATCTACACTAGCTGAAAATGCTGGCCTGAATCCCATTTCTACAGTAACAGAACTAAGAAACAGGCATGCCCAAGGAGAAAAAACTACAGGCATTAATGTCCGAAAG GGTGGTATTTCCAACATACTGGAGGAACTGGTTGTCCAGCCTCTGTTGGTTTCAGTCAGTGCACTGACTCTAGCAACTGAAACTGTCCGGAGCATTCTGAAAATTGatgatgtg gTAAACAGTCGGTAA